The Candida dubliniensis CD36 chromosome 2, complete sequence genome contains a region encoding:
- a CDS encoding bud site selection protein, putative (possible positional orthologue of C. albicans BUD20; some very faint sequence similarity; position within genome suggests positional orthology with orf19.218 (BUD20)) translates to MLSRNIFLFPNHGMFCLIDTLNTVKPFFFFFFFFAELIIEKNLTIKGFTCIIRFMLKNLDGHRKVKGLGSGSGRSVGRPANTSNQNQNQNQNENENEKKKKKKKRTYTRFRLASPHLTSPHLNLSVMLVYCTANYNTK, encoded by the coding sequence ATGTTACTGAGAAATATCTTTCTATTTCCGAACCATGGGATGTTCTGCCTAATAGACACTTTGAACACAGTAAagcctttttttttttttttttttttttttgcagaactaataattgaaaagaacTTAACCATTAAAGGATTTACATGTATTATCAGATTCatgttgaaaaatcttGATGGTCATCGTAAAGTAAAGGGTTTGGGTCTGGGTCTGGGTCGGTCGGTCGGCCGGCCGGCTAACACCTcaaaccaaaatcaaaaccaaaaccaaaacgAAAAcgaaaacgaaaaaaaaaaaaaaaaaaaaaaaaggacaTACACGAGGTTTCGCCTCGCCTCGCCTCACCTTACCTCACCTCACCTCAACTTGTCGGTTATGCTAGTTTATTGTACAGCAAACTATAACACAAagtaa